AGCGCTTTTTGTTACATTGGAGCCATGTCCGATGTGCAGTGGCGCAATTATTAATTCGCGGATCGCAGCGGTTTACTATGGAGCTACTGATCCTAAGGCGGGGACGGCCGGTACTTTTATGAATTTATTGACGGATACGCGCTTTAATCATCAAGCAACTGTGGAATCAGGTGTATTAGCCGATCAGGCCCAAGCACAATTACGAAAATTTTTCCGTGGCATTCGTGCGCAGCGAAAAGCGGCCAAACAAGCAACTCGAGAAAAATTAGCAAAAGATGACGTAAAGGACTAGCTTTTTTGAGCCAGGTCTAATATAATAAGTATTGCCGCAAGGCCTTAAGGCAATGGTGTGCTTACGAATCGTGTCAGGTTCGGAAGAAAGCAGCACTAAGTAGGATACGTCATGTGCCTTTTGTTTATTTGAATTGAGACAGCTCTTAGTTGACCATAGACTAAGAGCTTTTATTTTGAGCTTTATGGTTATTGATCGTTAAATGGGTGCTGGATTTGGCGATTTGATCAATGAACCATTTTAATTGGGAAAACGTGCAAAAAAGGCAGATTATTGTGTATAGCTACGCTAGCCAAACGAGTCACTTCATGTCTCTTATTGCCTGGCTAGTACTTCATAATCTGAGCGCTTTTT
This is a stretch of genomic DNA from Loigolactobacillus coryniformis subsp. coryniformis KCTC 3167 = DSM 20001. It encodes these proteins:
- the tadA gene encoding tRNA adenosine(34) deaminase TadA, coding for MVQFTAAEKEQYMREALFEAQSAAQIGEVPIGAVVVRQGEIIGRGHNIREHTQDATTHAEILAIQEACLNLKSWRLEDAALFVTLEPCPMCSGAIINSRIAAVYYGATDPKAGTAGTFMNLLTDTRFNHQATVESGVLADQAQAQLRKFFRGIRAQRKAAKQATREKLAKDDVKD